The DNA window CGCCCTCGCCCCACCATCCGTTGCTGTTGGATCCCCATGCCATGTAGGTGCCGACGTAATGGCCGTGCCCCTGTACGCCGTCCAGTATGGTGAACACCTCTTTGTACGGAACGGGGTTCGTGCGCCGGAAGCTCGCGTGGAAGTAGCCGATGTCCTCGGGGACCTCGGTCAGCGTGTAGTCGATCTGGTAGTACACGCGCATCTTCTCGTCGGCGATGTTCTCCAGCGTGATGCGGCAACGCTTGCGAAAGGGCATCTCCCAGTAGCAGTTGAACGCGCTGGCCGGATTCACGCACACGGCCAGCGAGGACACGTGGGCGTATTCACTCCACCCGCAGGCGAAGAAATCGCCCATGGGGCACTCCACGGAGGGATGCTCCTCGTCGTCCCAGTAAATGCGCAGGATGGCGAAGCGCCAGTGGCCGGTGGGCGTCAGCCAGATATGCTGAATGGCCCCGGAACCTTCGATATCGGCCATCGTCAGCGTTTCCCCCGCTTCGATGTCGAATGAAGGGGAGATCTTCCAACCCTGCCCAAGGTGCCGCGCGTTATGGGCACCGGTGCCTTCCGTGGCCATGCCCCCCCGGCCCTTTCCGCCGTCCGTGTTTTCCGGCGAGATGGACCGCGTCTTGGCTCGCGACAGACGCGGCAGGTTTCCCATATCCATGCCCAGTCCGTTGAACATATGCGTATCTCCTCGTGATATCTTCTCTTGATAAGGTGATCCTGGCTTCACTATAATACGTTCCGCGATGGCACTCGCACAGGTCTTTTTAGGTATTCACAACCGACGGAAGCGACGGTGGATCTTGCAACGCGACGTACTCTACTACATCGCCGATCCCATGTGCTCATGGTGCTGGGGTTTCAGTCCGGTGCTGGAGGCGGTTTCCGGTGTGCTCCCGCATGAAATACCCATTCGCTACGTCATGGGCGGCCTGGCCCGGGATTCGGATGATCCCATGCCCGAGGAAACCCGGTCGTACGTGCAATCCCAGTGGCGGCTGGTGGCTGAGCGGACGGGGGCGGAATTCAATTGGGATTTCTGGAGAGATTGCGAGCCCAGGAGATCGACCTACCCGGCCTGCCGGGCGGTCATCGCCGCCGGGGTGCAGCGGCCGGACGGGACAAGAGCGATGTTTCACGCCATCCAGCGGGCCTATTATCTCGAAGCCCGTAATCCGTCGGACACGGAAACGCTCGTTCAACTGGCGGGAGAAACGGGACTGAATACGGCGCGCTTTTCTGAAGACCTCGTCTCGCCCCGCACCGACGAACTGCTCAACGAGGACTTCGAGCTCCGCCGGTCCCTCCACGCAGACAAGTTTCCCACCATGATCCTGGAGCACGACGACAACCAGTTGTGGCTGGCCTACGGCTACGAAGAAGAAGATATGGTGGTGGACCTGCTGACGTCCGCGCTGCTTTCCTGAGAGCGGTCCGGGTGGTGGGCGGTGAAGACCCACGAGGTAACGCACGCGCTCGCTCCAGGGGCACTGCATCCCCTCGGCGGTAGCGTCGTCCCGACCAGTCTGAGCGCATCCGTGCACGCACTCCCGGGCACTACATCCCCTCGACCCTGGGATCGATCCACATATACACGAAATCCACCACGATATTGGCGCAGACCACCATCACGGCTGAAAAGAGCACGACGCCCATGATCATGGGCACGTCGAGACTGAAGACGGACTGCAGGGCCAGGACGCCCAGGCCGGGCAGGGCGAATACGTTTTCGGTGAACACCACGCCGCCCATGAGGGCAGCCATATCGAGGCCGAGGACGGTTATGACGGGAATGACGGCGTTCCGCAGTCCGTGCTTGAACAGCACGATGTACTCCGGAACGCCCTTGGCACGGGCCACGCGCATGTAATCGGCGTTCAGTACCTCCACCATGTTCGTATGGACGAGCCGCGCGTAGTAACCCGTGATAACCAGGGCGAGGGTCGCCGCAGGCAGGATGATGTGAGTCCAGCCCGCCCAGCCGCCCACCGGAAACATCCCGGTACGGTAGGCCAGGTAATACTGCAGCATGCGGGCCAGCCAGAAGACGGGCAGGGATATGGCGACCAGGGATACGATCAGCACTGCCCGGTCTATGGCCCGGCCGCGGTATTTCGCCGTGAGGACGCCGAGCGGGACGCTCATCAGCATCCACAGGCATACCGCCGTCAGCGCCAGGGAGAGCGTGACTGGAAACCTCGCCAGCAAGGCGTCCAGCACCCGTTCGCCTGTCACCAGGGACGTGCCCAGGTCGCCCCGCAGCAGATTCCCGATGTAGCGCCCGTACTGCACGGCCAGAGGATCGTCGAATCCCATTTCCTGGCGGATCCGCTCGATCGTCTCGGCGTCCGCGTTCGCCCCCGCATATACCCGGACCGGGTCGGCCGGTACCGCGTGGACGATCAGGAAGGTGACGACCGTGGTGCCCCACAATATGACGGCCGCCCAGCCCAGGCGGCGCAGGACCCTGTTCAACATAAGGCCATCCCGTTTTGTTTCGAGACAGTTTTCATGGTTCGATCCACATCAGCTCGTACCGGATGGGCCAGACGGGATTGAGTTTCAGCCCCTTAAGCCATGGTTGCCGGAGCAGG is part of the Gemmatimonadota bacterium genome and encodes:
- a CDS encoding DsbA family protein, yielding MQRDVLYYIADPMCSWCWGFSPVLEAVSGVLPHEIPIRYVMGGLARDSDDPMPEETRSYVQSQWRLVAERTGAEFNWDFWRDCEPRRSTYPACRAVIAAGVQRPDGTRAMFHAIQRAYYLEARNPSDTETLVQLAGETGLNTARFSEDLVSPRTDELLNEDFELRRSLHADKFPTMILEHDDNQLWLAYGYEEEDMVVDLLTSALLS
- a CDS encoding DUF2961 domain-containing protein, with product MFNGLGMDMGNLPRLSRAKTRSISPENTDGGKGRGGMATEGTGAHNARHLGQGWKISPSFDIEAGETLTMADIEGSGAIQHIWLTPTGHWRFAILRIYWDDEEHPSVECPMGDFFACGWSEYAHVSSLAVCVNPASAFNCYWEMPFRKRCRITLENIADEKMRVYYQIDYTLTEVPEDIGYFHASFRRTNPVPYKEVFTILDGVQGHGHYVGTYMAWGSNSNGWWGEGEIKFYIDGDDEFPTICGTGVEDYFCGSYNFDIDGRYVEYTTPYAGMPQVIRPDGMYKSQQRFGMYRWHVSDPVRFEEDLKVTIQALGWRQLLGFTQGGPYQALQDDVASVAFWYQTLPSAPFPALPDRDQLEVI
- a CDS encoding ABC transporter permease produces the protein MLNRVLRRLGWAAVILWGTTVVTFLIVHAVPADPVRVYAGANADAETIERIRQEMGFDDPLAVQYGRYIGNLLRGDLGTSLVTGERVLDALLARFPVTLSLALTAVCLWMLMSVPLGVLTAKYRGRAIDRAVLIVSLVAISLPVFWLARMLQYYLAYRTGMFPVGGWAGWTHIILPAATLALVITGYYARLVHTNMVEVLNADYMRVARAKGVPEYIVLFKHGLRNAVIPVITVLGLDMAALMGGVVFTENVFALPGLGVLALQSVFSLDVPMIMGVVLFSAVMVVCANIVVDFVYMWIDPRVEGM